CGTAAGGAGCACACCGCGTCCCCCGCGAAGAACGACTCGTCGCCGAAGAGTAGTTGGCCGAGTGTCCGGCGGTAGTACTCGACCATCGACGGGGCGCGCACGGAAATCCTGAGTGTTCCGAGCGACGCGTCATAGCGCAGGACATCGCCATGTACCGGATAGTACGCAATGGTCGAGCGCGATGCCGTTCCAGGTAAGACGGCTACCGGAGTGCGGCGGTGATGGCTTCGGGTTATGTGAAAAATGACAATGTTGTTGTCTTCGAGTACGCGGGCCTGCACGTGGCCGCCCAACTGGTGCAGCTCCGAGAAGGCTCGAGTCGCGTCTTCCAAGGCGACGCACATCGAGGCCAGGTCTGGAATGGGCGGCGCTTCGCGGCCGACAAACTCGTGGTACGGTCGCCGCCTCCCGTGTTCGACGACTTGGGTAAGGGCACGGTCGAACACGTCGCGCAAGCGAGCGTCCGTTCGCTTACGCAGGTAGACACACAGTGCGAATTCGCGCGCCCCAAGTTCCTGCGGAAGCTCCTCGGGCGCGATATGGCGGTCCTCAAGCGCGCGCGCGAGCGCGTCACGACCGGATGTCGAGCCGAGCATCTCGAGCGCTTCAAACGCCTGGGAAAGCTCGTCGCTGATCGGTTCAGTAGCCAACGCCTGGACGAGATCGGGCGTGGTCAGGCTCTCACGCAGGGTCGCCAACGACGGTGGCCATCCGATCGCATCGAAAAGCTCGCGCCATCGAATGACGGGAATCTCCTCCAGCATCGCGGTGTCCAACCAGACTTGCGGCAGCGCCAGTGGCATCGGTCATCCTCCTATCAGCCGAAAGATTTCAGAGTAAGGTACGAATCGTTGGTCGAGCCAATCGCAGGTCGGTTCTTGCCCCTTGTCGATGATGGCGAGTCGCCGCGGTGGAGTGGTGGATCGACCCGCATAGAAAGGTATCATAGACACTGTGGCTCACGCGGTGCTTCCCGTTGGCCCAGGTGCGTCACGGGCGGCTTCCGCGCATATCGTGCACTGGGCGTTGCGCGCGATGACGTTGCGACGCGTGGTGCCGGTCAGGAAGTCAAAGGCGAGGCGCTGCGGAGCGTCGTCCGCGCCTGCGAACTGCGTGACCAGTCGGAGCATCTCTACCACGGCAGCACCAGCGATCTGGGTATTGAAGGCCACGACGCTCGGCTGCGCGAGATCGGCGCCTCGCACATAGCCCTCCCGAGCAAGGCTCGCGCGCTCCTCATCGGACAGTGCCTCAGTGCGAAGGCGTGCTGGGTCCAGATGTCCCCAGCATGCAAGGCAGGGGCGCCCTGGCCCGATCAGCACAACGCGCCCCGCGCCGGCGTCGATCCGGCCGGAATGATCAACGCGAAAGGCACTGCCCAAATCGATAACCGGGACCGCTCGCCAGTACGAGAGGCGATTGAGCAGGGCGCGCGGTGTTTGGGTGTCCACGCAAGAGAACACGAGATCCGCCGCCTCCGCGGCCTGCACGGTCTCAAGATCGCCCAAGGGCCGTCGGATTGCGGTAACCACGGTGCCGAGGCCGAGGGCCCCGACGTAGCGAGCGGCCACATCGACTTTATAGGCCACACCAACATCGTGCCGGGTTGCCCCGATGATCCGACTCAGGTTGGTGGATTCCACGCGATCGCCGTCAATGAGGGTGATGCGCCCGACGCCGAGATGCGCCAGCTGGACGAGCACCACTGAGCCCGTCCCGCCGAGGCCCACGATCACCACATGGAGGTCACGCAGGATGGCCTGCCCCTCGGGGCCGAGGGCCAAGCGTTGCCGGTCAAACCAGTCTTCGTTCATGCCCTCAGGCGCCGCGGGGATCACCCGCAAGACGTCGCCGACTATGCGAAGGGCCATCCCCCGTGGCCCTCCTTCGTCCGTCCATGCGCGCGCTGCGGGTTCGGTACTTTCGCCCGCCAGCACAATCGATCCGTGCGGACCTGGCATCTGTGCATGGAAGGCGGGCATGAGCCGCGCGTCCCCGACGTCATCGGCGTGCGAGAACCACGGCGTTATTGTTCCCGGGTGGGTGTGAACCGTGAAGATCGACAGGCCCGTGTCGCGCGCCGGGCGCACCAAGCGGTTTAAGGCCACCGGATCGAGACGCAGTTGGTCGACACGACGCACGAGGTAGGCCTCGTCGGGCACGGGCACGAGATGCCGTGCCTGAAGAACGGCCCCGCCCGCGATACGCTCAGCGAGGACCAAGCCGGCGCTTTCAACGTCGCGCCGCGCGCACAGCTGGTTGGCGAAGGGCTGCCAGGCGGACTGCAGTAAGCGAAGGATCATGGTCGGCTCCTCAGTCTAGGCGCTGAAACCGGGCGGCGACCGCGCGAAGGAAATCGCGCATGGTGCTGACCCCAGGCGTCCAGGTGCCTGAAGCGAGGTGCCACGAGTAGCGCTGCCAGTCCCGGCCAAGCAGTCGCTCCGTCGTAGTGGCGCGGGGGAGCGCGCCGCTCGCCGTGTGGAGCGCGGGGGAGACCCAGAACATGTCCGGCGCCGCATCCGGATAGCTCGGCGCCAGCTTGACAAGGAGTTCCACCTCCGCGCGATCGTAGCCGCTTGGCAGGCGATAACCAGCGATCACCACGTAGGTCCAGCAGTCTGGCCCCTGATGAAGCGTGACCGAGTGGCCCTCGAGCTCTCGCTCGAGGGCCACGATGATCTCAGGGATAGGCCCAGCCCCGTAATCCGCGGGAGGCTGACTGTGAAGATGATCTCCATTTTTGAGGGTGATCGTCTGATCGTTTGCGATCACTTCGTCCTCCCGAGGCTGCTGCAGGAAGAGAACGTCGGCCGCTGCCAGGCCAGCGAGGGCTTTGAGGGCGGCGCCGGTCGTGACCGGCGACGCTAGTTCGTACTTCACCTTGTTGATGAAGACGTGGATCGGCTTCGAAGGGTGCACGAGTCGCTCCTGCCGTCCGAGACGGCGACGTGGTCGATGCGAGGGAAGGCAGGCCCTTCCGCGATCGCACCAGGAACGTAGGAAAGTCTTGTGAGGAAAGCAGTTACGGCGTTGTTAGCGCGGAAAGTCCATCTGCTGCCGTCTTGGCTAACGCCGGGGCTACAGTCGCGGCGGACGGCGGGATGAGATGGACGCGGGCCGACCGGCAAGGCAATGGTGAGGATAGACGGTGAGGGATCCCGGACGGAGCGCTTCAATCGCCCGGCTTGCTGCGCCTCTTCGAGGGACGTGAAGAGATCGGCGAGCGTCGCGTAGTACATCGCGCCGGGCGTACTCCGCGGCCGCAATCGCGTCTTGATGTCGCCTGACAACCTGCGCCACGCTAGCTTGATTCGATAGGCGGGCGGGGACCATCGGCTGCGCACCGTCATCGGTCCACACCGCTCCTACCGACCCGCTGGCAGCGGCGCCCGGGGGGCCCGGGGCAAGGTCGTGGGGCCTGGTCCCAAGCCCTATAATGGACCGCGCATGCGCCGTCCTATCACGCGAATTGACGGTTGGCCCGAGAGACTACATCGTTGGGCGCCGCGCACCGCGCGGTGAGTGCGATGGACGCGCGCACGCGGTACGACAACCTCTCCAAGTGGTCACCAATGGATCTTCCGCAATTTCAAGCGGCACGTGCGGCGTGGCGCGGCATGCTGGCGCTCGCGGTCTGCACGGTCCTGCTGGCGTGGACCAGCGAAGCCAGTGACCGCGAGCGACCATCGAGAGCGGCGCGCGTAGTGCGGCCCGCGTCCGGTCCCCTAGATCGGATCCTGCCGTGGAAGAAGCTGATCGAAAAGCTGGTCAAGGTCGACGAGACCGCGCAGACCGCAATCGACTACGCGCAGGATTTCTTGGACGATATCTCGCGGCAGCGCCCACCGCGACCGCTGCCCTTCCCGGACGAGCCCGGGGGCAATCAGAATGATCGGCTCATTCGCATCGTCGACGCGGCACGCCAGGAAGTCGCGGCGTTGGGGCCTCCGGTGCAGGATCCCCTGCCGCCGATCATGTCATCGCCGGCCCAAGCAGACGACCATCGGCGCGAATTGCGCACGCTCGTTGGCGTCCTGATCGAACGGGAGGCCGCGCTCGGCGAGGTGCAGCTACTCGTCGACGACCTGGCGGACCTGGAGCGGGGGACGGAGCGGAGCCGTCGCTTCATCTTCCAGCTGTCACAGCGATTCCTTGAGGCCGCACTCAAGGCGCCCTACACCCCGTTGGAGGTAGTGTTCGGCGAACAATGGTATACCCTCGAACACGGGTTGGCCCAGGCGCTCGAGGCACATCGCACTGGCATCGTCCAGAAGCGCAAGGAGCTCACGCAATGGATGACCACGGAGAAGCAGGCGATCCAAGTGGGCGGCACTGCCTTACGCGACGCGCTCGCTGCGGAGCACGCGAGTCTGCTGAATCGCGAGGCGACGACCGCCGCGGCGGCGGCGTTGTTGGAAGCGCGTGGGGCGGCGCTGCGCAAGGAAGGGCAGGAGCTCGACGTGGCCACCGCTCGCTTTACCGCGGACCAAGCGTCCGCGCAGGCGGCCCGGAGATCGGCCGACGCAAAACGGAAGGCCGCGCAGGCGCGTGACAAGGACGTGCTCGCGGCGCAGCGACGGCTTGATGCCACCGTGGAAAGCATGAACGAGTCGTCGATTCGGCGATGCCCACGGGGGTATTAGCGGTCCGCGTGCACGGCTGACGATCACCAAGGCTGGCGGGACGGGTATGACAACATGATGCATCGCCTGAATGAGGAATACCAAAAGAACTTCTCCGCGCTCACCAAGGCCCAGGGCGCGGTACAGAAGGCTAGGCAGACGGCCGCCGCGGCAGACGCCACGGCGGCGCGGTTGGAGCAGGGGGTGCAGGCGAGTCAGGCGGAGCTCACGCAGAAAAAAGAGAGGGCTTCAGCACGCGACAGGCCGCGCTGCAGCAGGATCTGCGTACGCATCTGCGTGATCTCCTGAATAGCTCGGTGGACCTGCTGCGCGCGGAGAATGAGCGCGATGCGGCGGACGTCCGTGTGATGCTCGGAGTGCTACCATGACCCACACACGTCACCCCGCCACCGCCACATCGCGCGGCGCCGAATTCCCACGCACGACGTGGGCGCGCCTCCTGCTCGTCGCCGGCAGCGCGATG
This window of the Gemmatimonas sp. UBA7669 genome carries:
- a CDS encoding ThiF family adenylyltransferase; this translates as MPDEAYLVRRVDQLRLDPVALNRLVRPARDTGLSIFTVHTHPGTITPWFSHADDVGDARLMPAFHAQMPGPHGSIVLAGESTEPAARAWTDEGGPRGMALRIVGDVLRVIPAAPEGMNEDWFDRQRLALGPEGQAILRDLHVVIVGLGGTGSVVLVQLAHLGVGRITLIDGDRVESTNLSRIIGATRHDVGVAYKVDVAARYVGALGLGTVVTAIRRPLGDLETVQAAEAADLVFSCVDTQTPRALLNRLSYWRAVPVIDLGSAFRVDHSGRIDAGAGRVVLIGPGRPCLACWGHLDPARLRTEALSDEERASLAREGYVRGADLAQPSVVAFNTQIAGAAVVEMLRLVTQFAGADDAPQRLAFDFLTGTTRRNVIARNAQCTICAEAARDAPGPTGSTA
- a CDS encoding multiubiquitin domain-containing protein, yielding MHPSKPIHVFINKVKYELASPVTTGAALKALAGLAAADVLFLQQPREDEVIANDQTITLKNGDHLHSQPPADYGAGPIPEIIVALERELEGHSVTLHQGPDCWTYVVIAGYRLPSGYDRAEVELLVKLAPSYPDAAPDMFWVSPALHTASGALPRATTTERLLGRDWQRYSWHLASGTWTPGVSTMRDFLRAVAARFQRLD